CCAGATTGCCGCAGCCGACCCGATCAGGGCAGCGCTTCCGATGATCAGGACCAGATTGCGGGTCGCACCCGCGAAGGCGCCCTCGGCGGCTTCGGCTGCAGCCTGCATGCGCGTCACCGCCTGCTCGCGGAGCTTGGCCACGATCTCGAGACGCGTCGCCTGCATCCGCGCGATCTCGGGATCTGCGAGCAGGCCCCGTGCCTCGTCGAACTTCCCCGCTTCCGCAGCCTTCAGCACGGCGTTGTTGTTGGGCTTCATCTTGCCCCAGTAGTCTTCGTAGGTGGCAAGCATGGCGCGGTCCTCCTCGCTCGTGGCGAGCGCAGCCAGCGCGTCGAACCCCTCGCGCTGCTCGGCGCGGGCCATTGCGATTTCGGCCTCCGCACGCTCGCGGACGCCCGGGTCGTCGTTCAGCAGGTATTCCCGCACAGCAGCCCTCAGCCGGATCTGGCCCGTGTTCAGGCGGTCCGCCTGCACGACCCGTTCCACCTCGGCGTTCATCAGCGTCTTGAGGTCGCCCTCAAGCTTTCGCAGGTCCCAGGCAGCCAGGGCCACCGCGCCTCCGGCGAAGGCGAACACGACGAAAAAGGCTGCCGCAAGCTTCAGCTTTATGGTGATGCGCATTCCTGCTCCTTCTCACTGAGTGACGGCGGGACCGGGCATCGAGGCCTGGGCCGCGAAGATGCCCGGAAGGTTCGGCAGCAGGTGAAGGCCCTTCTTCGTGCGGAACACGCCATGCACGAAGGACTGCGGCCAGTTGCTGCCCTTCGGGGGAAGCGGCTCCATCGTCGTCCGGTCGAGTTCGGTAACCTCGAGCACCGCGTCCGCGGCTACCGCGACGACGATCGGCTCACCCGCAAGATCGACCTCGAGGACCAGCATCTTGCTGGCTTCGGTCTGGGGCTCTTCCGCGATGCCGAAGGCGAAGCGCAGTTCGGCCAAAGGCACGACCGCGCCGCGGACGTTGATCACGCCCCAGACGGAGCGGTCGGCGGTCGGAACACGGGTGACCGGCAGCGGGTCGAGGATCTCGCGCAGGGCCGAGGCCGGAAT
This portion of the Rhodobacter sp. CZR27 genome encodes:
- a CDS encoding chemotaxis protein CheW, with the translated sequence MTNVVDLKTAALMTVVTMRLGRQLLAIPASALREILDPLPVTRVPTADRSVWGVINVRGAVVPLAELRFAFGIAEEPQTEASKMLVLEVDLAGEPIVVAVAADAVLEVTELDRTTMEPLPPKGSNWPQSFVHGVFRTKKGLHLLPNLPGIFAAQASMPGPAVTQ